ATGACCGACTTCTCCACCAGCGTCGCGGTCGGGCAGGCCTGCACGCAGGCGCCACAGGAGACGCACTCACTGCCCATGAAGGGCTCGCTCATGCCCGGCGACACGCGGGACTCGAAGCCCCGCCCGCTGATCGTCAGCGCAAACGTGCCCTGCACCTCCTCGCAGGCGCGCACGCAGCGGTTGCAGACGATGCACTTGCTGGCGTCGTAGGTGAAGTAGGGGTTGGATTCGTCCTTGCGGCTGTCCAGGTGGTGGCGGCCGCTGCGCCCGGCGACGACCTGGTCGCCCACGCCGTAGCGCACGTTGCGCAGGCCGACGACGCCGGCCATGTCCTGCAGCTCGCAGTCGCCGTTGGCGGCGCAGGTCAGGCAGTCCAGCGGGTGGTCGGAGAGGTAGAGCTCCATCACGCCGCGGCGCAGCTGCTGCAGCTTGGGGCTCTGGGTGCGCACCACCAGGCCGGCCTCGGCGGGCGTGGTGCAGGAGGCCGGCGTGCCGCGGCGCCCCTCGATCTCCACCAGGCAGAGCCGGCAGGAGCCGAAGGGGTCGAGCATGTCGGTGGCGCAGAGCTTGGGCACCTGGATGCCGGCGTCGATGGCCGCGCGCATCAGCGAGGTCCCCTTGGGCACGCTGACCTCGAAGCCGTCGATGGTCAGCGTGACCACCTCGTCGCTGAGCACCGCGGGGGTGCCGTGGTCGCACTCGGCGTGCGTCGCCGGCTGGGGCCGGGCGCGGAAAAAGTGGATGGGTTGTGCGGGAGCGTTCATCACGGTCTCCTCAGTTCGCCGCGGCGGTTTCGCTGGCCACCGGTGCCGGGGCCAGGCCGAAATCCGCCGGGTAGTGGTTCAGCGCCGACAGCACCGGGTAGGGCGTCATGCCGCCCATCGCGCAGAGGCTGCCGCCGAGCATCGTGTCGCAGAGGTCGCGCAGCAGCGTCACCTGCTGCTCGTGCACCTGCGGGTTCGCTCGGTTCGCGACGAGGCGGTCGATCACCTCCACGCCCCGGGTGGAGCCGATGCGGCAGGGCGTGCACTTGCCGCAGCTCTCGAGCGCGCAGAACTCCATCGCGTAGCGCGCCAGTGCGGCCAGATCCGCCGTGTCGTCATGCACCACGATGCCACCGTGGCCCACCACCGCGCCGATGGCGGCGTAGGCCTCGTAGTCCAGCGGCACGTCCCACTGCGACTCGCTCAGGTAGGCGCCCAGCGGGCCGCCCACCTGCACCGCCTTGATCGGCCGGCCGCTGCGGGTGCCGCCGCCGAAACCATCGAGCAGCTCGCGCAGCGTCAGGCCGAAGGCCTTCTCGACCAGCCCGCCGTGGCGGATGTTGCCGGCCAGCTGGAAGGGCAGCGTGCCGTGCGAGCGGCCGACGCCGTAGTGGCGATAGAAGTCCGCCCCACGCGCCAGGATCGTCGGCACCGCGGCGAAGGTCAGCACGTTGTTGATCACGGTCGGCTGGCCGAACAGCCCCTGCAGTGCCGGCAGCGGCGGCTTGGCGCGCACGATGCCGCGCCGGCCCTCCAGGCTCTCCAGCATCGCGGTCTCCTCGCCGCAGACGTAGGAGCCCGCGCCCATGCGCACCTGCAGGTCGAAGCGCTTGCCGCTGCCGGCCACGTTGGCGCCGATCCAGCCGGCCTGCGTGGCCCGCTCGATCGCCTCAGCCAGCACCGCCACCGCCTGCGGGTACTCGGAGCGCACGTAGATGAAGCCCTGCTCGGCGCCCACCGCCAGCGCGGCGATCGCCATGCCCTCGATCAGCAGGTAGGGGTCGCCCTCCATCACCATGCGGTCGGCGAAGGTGCCGGAGTCGCCCTCGTCGGCGTTGCAGACCACATACTTGATCGACCCGGGCGCCTGCGCCACGGTGCGCCACTTGATGCCGGCCGGAAAGGCCGCGCCGCCCCGGCCGCGCAGGCCGGAGTGCGTCACCGCCTGCAGGATGGCCGCGCTGTCCTGGGCGACGGCGGCCTTCAGGCCGGCCCAGCCCTCGTGGGCGGCGTAGTCGCCCAGGGACAGCGGGTCGGTCACGCCGACGCGGGCAAAGGTGAGTCGCTCCTGGCGCGCCAGGTAGGGGATCTGCTCGGTCACACCCTGGCGCAGCGGGTGGCTGCCGCCTTGC
The Sphaerotilus microaerophilus DNA segment above includes these coding regions:
- a CDS encoding formate dehydrogenase beta subunit, giving the protein MSAALTLYVPRDSAALAVGADAVVDALRAQAAATGTELTVVRNGSRGLLWLEVLLEVATPQGRVAYGPVSAEDVPTLWPVLLADAAGQGGSHPLRQGVTEQIPYLARQERLTFARVGVTDPLSLGDYAAHEGWAGLKAAVAQDSAAILQAVTHSGLRGRGGAAFPAGIKWRTVAQAPGSIKYVVCNADEGDSGTFADRMVMEGDPYLLIEGMAIAALAVGAEQGFIYVRSEYPQAVAVLAEAIERATQAGWIGANVAGSGKRFDLQVRMGAGSYVCGEETAMLESLEGRRGIVRAKPPLPALQGLFGQPTVINNVLTFAAVPTILARGADFYRHYGVGRSHGTLPFQLAGNIRHGGLVEKAFGLTLRELLDGFGGGTRSGRPIKAVQVGGPLGAYLSESQWDVPLDYEAYAAIGAVVGHGGIVVHDDTADLAALARYAMEFCALESCGKCTPCRIGSTRGVEVIDRLVANRANPQVHEQQVTLLRDLCDTMLGGSLCAMGGMTPYPVLSALNHYPADFGLAPAPVASETAAAN